A window of Scomber scombrus chromosome 23, fScoSco1.1, whole genome shotgun sequence contains these coding sequences:
- the LOC134005528 gene encoding ankyrin repeat and IBR domain-containing protein 1-like, with protein sequence MGSCLSCLSCQTTPTQLQSYSTSEEEENEKEIDNVVDRENVEEKENVKENENVGEQYVEGLEYVEEQENVEGQESVEGQEYVKVQENVGVQDYVEEQENVEGQEYVEEQENVEGQENEKCYDPEDSTFTFVDREDEMDFLYIGYKSRRALMSCGHSVTPMSLTNWCRYLLDQHEHRFVCGQPNCDAVWPYKEVRKMALLTPEEMKEFEKKTFINCKDIFDVKSCPGCKYRVVRTDLNDLSVHCSVCTTEKKKVYRFCWQCLREWKGPAPRSDRCDNDDCVIQPLETLTKCSEIIFEDVVGVTGCPSIRACPTCGLLLEHNRKKCKNIVCHRCKVEFCFVCLKVSKECSNITGSYFKTCSDGVAPRQTSIPVWQRK encoded by the exons ATGGGCTCATGCCTGTCATGCCTGTCATGCCAGACAACTCCTACTCAACTACAGAGCTATTCCAcatctgaggaagaggagaatgaGAAGGAAATAGACAATGTGGTGGATAGGGAGAAtgtggaggaaaaggaaaacGTGAAGGAAAATGAGAATGTAGGGGAACAGTATGTGGAGGGACTGGAGTATGTGGAGGAACAGGAGAATGTGGAAGGACAGGAGAGTGTGGAAGGACAGGAGTATGTCAAGGTACAGGAGAATGTCGGGGTACAGGATTACGTGGAGGAACAGGAGAATGTGGAGGGACAGGAGTACGTGGAGGAACAGGAGAATGTGGAGGGACAGGAGAATGAAAAGTGTTATGACCCTGAAGACtccacatttacatttgttgaTCGGGAGGATGAAATGGATT tTTTGTATATTGGCTACAAGTCTCGCAGAGCTCTGATGTCCTGTGGTCATTCTGTCACTCCGATGTCTCTCACTAACTGGTGTCGCTACCTTTTGGATCAG CATGAGCACAGATTTGTGTGTGGTCAACCTAACTGTGATGCTGTATGGCCATACAAGGAAGTTCGTAAAATGGCTCTTCTGACCCCTGAAGAAATGAAGGAGTTTGAAAAGAAAACGTTCATCAATTGCAAGGATATCTTTGATGTAAAATCA TGTCCTGGCTGCAAGTATCGTGTGGTGAGAACTGACCTGAATGATCTGAGTGTCCACTGCTCAGTGTGCACaactgagaaaaagaaagtctACAGATTCTGCTGGCAGTGTTTGAGGGAATGGAAAGGTCCAGCTCCACGATCAGATCGCTGTGATAATGATGACTGTGTCATTCAACCACTTGAAACACTTACAAAGTGTTCAGAGATCATCTTTGAGGATGTGGTGGGGGTCACTGGATGTCCCTCCATTCGTGCCTGTCCCACCTGTGGCCTACTGTTGGagcataacagaaaaaaatgtaaaaacatcgTCTGTCACAGGTGTAAGgtggagttttgttttgtttgtttgaaggtCAGTAAAGAGTGTTCAAATATAACAGGTTCATATTTCAAGACATGCTCTGATGGTGTCGCCCCTAGACAAACTTCTATACCTGTGTGGCAGAGGAAATAA
- the LOC134005529 gene encoding uncharacterized protein LOC134005529, producing MVSIFTALRRLSNLTNEEKCYNPKDSTLRFVDREDEMDFLYIDYKSLRALMSCGHSVTPMSLTDWCRRLLDQGKSRFVCGQADCNAEWSFEEVRKMALLTPEEMKEFQKKMFNNSKDCPGCNSSVERADLNNLSVLCSVCTAEKKKVYRFCWQCLREWKGPAPRSDRCDNDDCINEPLETLRKCPEIPFKDVKGVTSCPCIRACPTCGLLVEHSSKGCKNIICHQCHVEFCFVCLKVTVECSVARSCSVAPRQTSIPVWQRR from the exons ATGGTCAGCATATTTACGGCTCTTCGACGTCTCAGCAATTTGACAAATGAAGAAAAGTGTTATAACCCTAAAGACTCCACACTTAGATTTGTCGATCGGGAGGATGAAATGGATT TTTTGTATATTGACTACAAGTCTCTCAGAGCTCTGATGTCCTGTGGTCATTCTGTCACTCCGATGTCTCTCACTGACTGGTGTCGCAGGTTGTTGGATCag gGTAAGAGCAGATTTGTGTGTGGTCAAGCTGACTGTAATGCTGAATGGTCCTTTGAGGAGGTTCGTAAAATGGCTCTTCTGACTCCTGAAGAAATGAAGGAGtttcaaaagaaaatgttcaacAACTCTAAGGAT TGTCCTGGCTGCAACTCTTCTGTGGAGAGAGCTGATCTGAATAATCTGAGTGTCCTCTGCTCAGTGTGCACagctgagaaaaagaaagtctACAGATTCTGCTGGCAGTGTTTGAGGGAATGGAAAGGTCCAGCTCCACGTTCAGATCGCTGTGATAATGATGACTGCATCAACGAGCCACTTGAAACACTGAGAAAGTGTCCAGAGATCCCCTTTAAGGATGTGAAGGGGGTCACTAGCTGTCCCTGCATCCGAGCCTGTCCCACCTGTGGTCTACTGGTGGAGCACAGCAGCAAAGGatgtaaaaacatcatctgTCACCAGTGTCATGTAGAGTTCTGCTTTGTGTGTCTAAAGGTCACTGTAGAGTGTTCGGTGGCAAGATCATGCAGTGTCGCCCCCAGACAGACCTCCATACCTGTGTGGCAGAGGAGATAA